The following coding sequences lie in one Sphingobium sp. KCTC 72723 genomic window:
- a CDS encoding MarR family winged helix-turn-helix transcriptional regulator: MSASSSSPTAAQMSPASPLFLREDEIRRGIEMLYFGYSALTRSIDEGLGALGLGRAHHRALYFISRQPDLTVKELLRLLAITKQSLGRVLNDLIDRGYIETRPGANDRRQKLLRLSPAGAALEAELFRALREKMASAYAQAGQGSVTGFWRVLEGLIPDADRSMVFGLRGG, encoded by the coding sequence ATGTCCGCTTCCTCCTCATCCCCTACCGCCGCCCAAATGTCGCCCGCATCGCCGCTATTCCTGCGGGAGGATGAGATCAGGCGGGGGATCGAGATGCTCTATTTCGGCTATTCCGCGCTGACCCGGTCGATCGACGAAGGGCTGGGCGCGCTGGGGCTGGGCCGGGCGCACCATCGGGCGCTCTACTTCATTTCGCGCCAGCCCGATCTGACGGTGAAGGAATTGCTGCGCCTGCTGGCCATCACCAAACAGTCGCTGGGGCGCGTGCTGAACGATCTGATCGATCGCGGCTATATCGAAACCCGCCCCGGCGCGAACGACCGGCGGCAGAAACTCCTGCGGCTCAGCCCGGCGGGCGCGGCGCTGGAAGCAGAGCTGTTTCGTGCGCTGCGCGAAAAAATGGCAAGCGCCTACGCGCAGGCGGGCCAGGGATCAGTGACCGGATTCTGGCGCGTTCTGGAAGGGCTGATCCCCGATGCTGACCGATCCATGGTGTTCGGCCTGCGCGGCGGATAG